One stretch of Rutidosis leptorrhynchoides isolate AG116_Rl617_1_P2 unplaced genomic scaffold, CSIRO_AGI_Rlap_v1 contig57, whole genome shotgun sequence DNA includes these proteins:
- the LOC139884555 gene encoding LOW QUALITY PROTEIN: very-long-chain aldehyde decarbonylase CER3-like (The sequence of the model RefSeq protein was modified relative to this genomic sequence to represent the inferred CDS: inserted 1 base in 1 codon): protein MVPPLSAWPWXNLGIFKYLLYGPFLAQVLYSRMGEDAAKSSWCLHLLIIWGLRSFTHVLFGAFGNMLFLNLSRRIIKQGVDFKQIDREWDWDNFLILQAFVASMAYYIFPILADLPLWNARGLITVLMLHIGASEPLYYWVHRHFHGKYLFTNYHSLHHESAVPQSFTAGHATFLEHLILTIIAGIPILGSVWLGHGSLGLVYGYLVMFDVLRCLGHCNVEFIPYRIFEKLPFLRYLIYTPTYHSLHHTEMDTNFCLFMPLFDAVGKTLNSKSWQLQKEINAECGKRRVIPDFVFLAHVVDITSSMHAPFVYRSLASLPYTTPFFMLPFVPIAFMVMLAMWAWAKTFVVSFYNLRGRLHHTWAVPRFGFQYFLPFAAAGINKQIEEAILDADKLGVKVISLAALNKNEALNGGGTLFVNKHPNLKVRVVHGNTLTAAVILNDLPKDVKEVFLTGATSKLGRAIALYLCRRRVRVLMLTLSTERFEKIKKEAPADCQNYLVQVTKYQAARTCKTWIVGKWITPREQSWAPPGARFHQFVVPPILPFRRDCTYGDLAAMRLPDDVQGLGSCEYTMDRGVVHACHAGGVVHSLEGWTHHEVGAIDVDRIDLVWNAALKHGLKPVSTANNLIS from the exons ATGGTTCCTCCCCTGTCTGCCTGGCCTT AAAACTTGGGAATTTTTAAG TACTTGCTCTATGGACCTTTCCTTGCGCAAGTGCTGTACTCAAGGATGGGTGAAGACGCTGCAAAGAGCAGCTGGTGCCTACATCTTCTCATTATCTGGGGACTTAGATCTTTCACTCATGTGCTCTTTGGCGCTTTTGGTAACATGCTGTTCTTGAATCTAAGCCGCCGGATCATCAAGCAAGGTGTAGATTTCAAACAGATAGACAGGGAATGGGACTG GGATAATTTTTTGATTCTTCAAGCTTTCGTGGCTTCCATGGCCTACTACATCTTCCCAATACTGGCGGACCTTCCTCTTTGGAACGCAAGAGGCCTCATCACAGTCCTAATGCTTCATATAGGAGCTTCAGAGCCCCTCTATTATTGGGTGCACCGACATTTCCATGGGAAATACTTATTCACTAATTACCACTCATTGCACCATGAATCTGCAGTCCCCCAGTCTTTTACAG CTGGACATGCAACATTTTTGGAGCATCTCATATTGACCATAATTGCTGGAATTCCAATATTGGGGTCTGTTTGGCTGGGACATGGATCGCTAGGCCTCGTTTATGGCTATTTGGTCATGTTTGATGTTCTGAGATGCTTGGGGCATTGCAATGTTGAATTCATTCCTTATCGCATCTTCGAGAAACTTCCCTTCCTTCGATATCTCATTTATACCCCGAC ATACCATAGCCTCCATCATACGGAGATGGACACAAACTTCTGCCTCTTTATGCCCCTTTTTGATGCAGTTGGGAAGACACTAAATAGCAAATCATGGCAACTTCAAAAGGAAATAAATGCTGAATGTG GAAAAAGGAGGGTCATCCCAGACTTTGTTTTCCTGGCTCATGTTGTGGACATAACGTCTTCAATGCACGCCCCCTTTGTATACAGATCATTAGCATCGTTGCCGTACACTACTCCTTTCTTCATGTTACCATTCGTGCCCATTGCCTTCATGGTGATGCTGGCGATGTGGGCTTGGGCTAAGACTTTTGTGGTCTCTTTCTACAACCTAAGAGGCCGTCTGCACCATACGTGGGCAGTGCCAAGATTTGGATTTCAG TACTTCTTACCATTTGCAGCTGCTGGCATTAACAAGCAGATAGAGGAGGCTATTTTAGATGCTGATAAATTAGGCGTTAAGGTCATCAGTTTGGCTGCATTAAACAAG AATGAAGCACTTAATGGAGGAGGGACATTGTTTGTCAACAAGCACCCGAACCTCAAAGTCCGTGTCGTCCATGGAAATACCTTAACAGCGGCGGTGATTCTCAATGATCTCCCTAAAGATGTCAAAGAAGTGTTTTTGACTGGTGCCACCTCCAAGCTCGGGAGGGCCATTGCTCTCTATCTTTGTCGAAGGAGAGTACGAGTCCTT ATGCTAACTCTCTCCACAGAAAGATTTGAGAAAATCAAGAAGGAAGCGCCAGCCGATTGTCAGAACTACCTTGTGCAAGTAACAAAGTACCAAGCAGCTAGGACTTGCAAG ACATGGATAGTTGGGAAATGGATCACGCCAAGAGAGCAGAGTTGGGCCCCTCCAGGAGCACGTTTCCATCAATTTGTGGTGCCACCGATTTTGCCATTCAGAAGAGACTGCACATATGGTGATCTCGCAGCTATGAGACTACCGGATGATGTCCAAGGACTAGGAAGTTGCGAG TACACCATGGACAGAGGAGTGGTTCATGCGTGCCATGCAGGTGGAGTGGTGCATTCCCTGGAAGGATGGACTCATCACGAGGTCGGCGCCATCGACGTCGACAGGATCGATCTGGTGTGGAACGCCGCTTTAAAACACGGATTGAAGCCGGTATCGACAGCTAACAACCTCATCTCGTAA